DNA sequence from the Poecile atricapillus isolate bPoeAtr1 chromosome 12, bPoeAtr1.hap1, whole genome shotgun sequence genome:
CCAGGGATGAGGGAGGGACGGGCTCCGAGTGCAGGGATGCGGCAGGAGGGAAGCGACTgcagcagctccgggacagCAAAAGGCAAAATTACCCAGAGCGGAGAAAACGCCTCGTCCCGACAAGCCGAACAGAGAAGggctggaatggtttggaattttttggggctggcacagggctaCCTGTGTCTCTGTGCTCCGCAGAGCAATTCCTATTCCCAGGGGAACGGCTCCCACCCAGACACGAGGGAGGTTCACATATGAGTGAGATGTTCCAGAGACTTTCCCTCCCTCATTTCCCAGTCCCCAGTCGGCTCTCCCGGTTTTTAGAGCAGCTGCACCATTTTAGCCCTGAAGTTTAACTCACGAACCCTGTCTGGTCTCCAGGTTGgactgggctgggagcagcccgggacggtggaaggtgtccctgcccagggcagggggtgggaaTGGATCAGCTTTCCATCCTTTTCGAGTCCttcccaaccccaaaccattctgggattctcgAGTTTCACTTCTACTCTGAAGGTTCTAAAAAAGTTGAATTTCAAACAGCCCAAACTGTcttttaaacagaaacagcgGGAGAGAAAAGAAGCTGTGCAAGCCAAAAGCCGAGAGAGAGAAGGCATCCGGGAAAGTCTTTTGGAGAGTTTGGATCCATCGGATACAGAGCCCAATACTCCAATCCCTCTGTACAGCCCAGCCGAGCGGGGAATTCTCCATTCCCAGAGACTCCAGGCACCGCTGCTTGGTTCTGGGGGGAGTTTGTCTCggagagaaggagaggagcCGGGAAAAGGAGCTGGGGGAAAAGGAGCCGGGGGAAAAGGAGCCGGGGGAAAAGGAGCCGGGGGAAAAGGAGCCGGGGGAAAAGGAGCCGGGGGAAAAGGAGCCGGGAAAAGGAGTCGGGAGAAGGAGCCgggaaaaggagcaggaggaaggagccGGGAAAAGGAGACGGGAAAAGGAGACGGGAAAAGCAGACGGGAAAAGGAGCCAGAGGAAGGAGCCgggaaaaggagcaggaggaaggatgCTGCCGGTGCCTCTTACCTGAGCTCCCTCCCGGCTGAGATGCACCAGCACTGCCGAAGCCTCGTGGATCTCGCTGCCATCGAACACCCCGCAGCCAGCCAGCACCACGGCCACCTTCTTTGCCATGTTCCCTCGGGAGCAGAGCGATTCCCTGGAGAGCCCCGGGCGCTGTGAGCCCCGCTCGCTGCCCGCAGCCCTTTATAGCGCCAGCCCTTCCCCCGAGCAGGTGGGGTCGGGAGGGTTGGGCTGAATTTCTTACTGGCAGCGAGGTTTTATTTCCCGTTCCTCGGGCAGGGTGTGTAAATATTATTTGTTTCCTCGACCGGCTGCTCCCTTGCAGATCTTCCTTGCAGCGCactgtgcccagagcagcccgGGCTGACGTGCCCTGCTCACAAGAGCAGCTGTGTTTTTCCTCCTCGGCTGTTGATTTTCCATTCCAGTTCAGACTGAAGCAACCAAAACCTTTGCACAGGAGATGGTAGCGAAGGGaacctgcccagagccaggatTTCACCAAGTGCGTTCCCCTCTGTGCCCCATTCTTTGACCCCTGCCCGGGCTGCTTCAGGTTTTTaacaccaacatttccttttcgGATCCTGAGTGTTCCTTCCCTCAGATCCCATCTCTCAAAAAGTGGATATTTTACActttgctgtggttttttgctgttttttgcaCCCTGAGTTTAGGAATTAATAAAGTCAtagagttggaagggaccccacaATGTCCAACCCTGtccccaacaatcccaccctgtgcctgagagcgtCGTCCAAACACCTCTTGATCTCTGGGATAATGGGATTCTTCATCAACAGCACCATCTCTCCATTTATTTAATTCCAGGGaggaggcactgggagctggtGGAGCCCTGAGCTCTGGAGGAGCCCTGAGCTCAGCCGGGTTCAgcctctggagctcattcctcccagcctggctctgctcacACGGAGCTGATCCTGCTCCTCTCTGTTTCAGCCCGGCCCTGGTGGAATAACTGTGCCCTGTGCGggctgaaagaacaaaaaatcccacagcatGGCTGCAGGGTGTTTTTCAGGGGTTATTTATAACACATGTTCCTTGGGGCTCTGTCATTTTTGGGAGAGACGTGAAGCACATCCTGTGGGTAATGAACTCGTGGCTTGGCAGGGTGTTCAGTCAGGgcaggacgaggaggaggaggctggctgctgctgcttgggaCCTCATTTATGGCATGTTTCTCCCCAAATGAGGGATTTCAGGCACCCAGCTGCTACCTGAACAAGCAGGAACAAGAAACATGTGACAGAGGCCTTGCAGTCCCACTGATCCAACCCAGGCTGTGCCTCTCAGTTACTTTTACTACCCAGAACAGGAATTAAATCGAGATATGCataaaaaccacccaaaacctGCTGTTTGTTTTGCTATCTAAGGCATCCTAACTATGGTTTAGGGGTGTATTATTTCCTCTTGCATGAAAAATCAGCCGAGTGCTGTTGCAACCTGAGCAGGTGATttctcctccctgcagctgcttcGGGGGCAGTCCTGTTAGCCACGGAACAAAGTGGCCAGAGGCTGAGGATTCCCACAGCCTGCTTGCTGCAAACCACATCAGTTACCCCTGCCTGCTGTAAACTGGCTGGGCTGGTTCCCCTTTCTGGGATAATTGGTGCAACTGGACCAGCCAGGCTTGTTTCCTCCTCCTTGGAAAAACATCTGTCCCAACAGACCTGTCAGCCCTCAAATCTCCCTGCAGTGAGGGGATGAGGATAAATGGCATTTCTCAGCTGGGTTATTCCAGCCTGGAATGTCCTTGGCTGTGCACATTTATCATTGGGGGCTTTGCTGTCACCAAGTGGCTTTAATCTGCATTTAGGTTGAAGTGAGGAGGGGTGGGAAGTGACCCTCCTCCTGCAGGGTGAGCAcaccaggaaagcagggctgggatccagcTGGCTCAGGGGCAGGAGGAACAGGGTCCTGTGACAGGACCTGATGCTCTGGGGTTGTTCTGGAGCTGTCCCggctccagcactgcctggatgATCCCACAGGCCTGACTATGAGCcagtgcagctcccagccccattcccagcagctttcctgtcctccagccctgctggagcaggatttGTGGGGGATCACAGAGCAGGATCTGCTGAGGGGAACATCGGAgctggctgctggaggagccgTCCCTGGGCAGCCCAAGAAGCTCTGCACGCTGTTCTGCACCTTTTGTCCTGCCAGGAGAGTGAGATTTCCTTTAGTTGGAGCTGGGTCCCTCCAGGGAGCAGTCCCTGACCTGCTCCATCCCCACAAACAACATGACAGagaaacaaattaatatttctcCAACAATTCCCACCAACCCATGGCCCAACATCACTTCcaggacagctcccactgcctcctgcagcctcccctCCATCCACAAACACCTCGATGCCCACGCATTCcccatgggaagcagcaggaagctGCCCACAGCTCCTTCGTGTCCCCTTTGGGACACAATCCTGGCGATGCTGGACCCTCACTCCTGACCTGGGAATGCAGCACTGCCcctctgggctggaggagctggatgTGTGGCCACAGACGGACAGAAGTCACCTTTCAGGGGACGGCACTGAGTCTGCCCAGCTCAGGGGGCTGGTGCCAGGCATTcagagctgtgacagggacaaaCAGCAGGCCCGTGGTCAGTGTCAGGAGAAACAAGTGGTCcccgaggagctgctgggcttgCAGAGGGTTTGTTTGCTCCATCGAGGTGGATGCTTGCAAAAACCTTCATTTTAACCAGTGTAATTTCCTCACTGGCAGGAGCAAATAAAAGAGGCAGCAAGAGCAACAAACCCTCAGCCTTATTTTTCAAGTGTCTTTTTGAACAAGGGTTAATCAACAGTAAATTTAAGAGGCCCCTGGAGGGAGCCACCAGCAGCCCACGCTGACTCACAGCCCCAAATTTACCGCAGCCAGGAGCTGATTTGCATTTCCTCCCGcatgcagagagcagcaggaacagaagAGGTTTGTAGGGAAAAGGGGTGGAGAGCAGGGAGGACCGGCGGCAGCGGCGATGCTTTGGGTATAAAGAGCATGGGAGGAAAGAgaggcagcagtgcagggacTGCAGCGCGCAGGGATGGGCGGCAGCGGGGCTGACTCACTGCATTCCTGCATCGGGCTCCTGGCAATTTCCGCAGGTAGGGACCGCTCCTGGCACGGGACACGGGCTTGGGACAGCGGGACACCCCCCCTTTTCCGAGGGGGTTAAAGAGGCTGTTTATCCGCAGCCTTCTCTGCCCGGGGAAAGCTTTTCGATCCCTGCGCCTGCTTCGGCAGCcaacaaaatatttgtgttggCTCCCAAGGGCTGGCCCGAAGTTTTGTACTCGTTCCACGCTGGGTGGGAAGCAAATCCAAACTTTTTCATAGTCACTGTAGTAAATCATCTCGGTTTGGATGCAgtttcttcccctttccttttccagcccttctccccgctgctctgttttctgtgttCCTCCCTCACTTGCTCCTTCTTTGTGTCCCatcttcccagattttttcGGCTGGTTTTCCATCAGTACAAGGCTGGAGGGATCAGCTGcagggtgtgtgtgtctgtctgccTTTTGTGGATCTGGAATCGTGGGTTTTTACCTTTACCTGGCAACTTTCAGACTCTTTCATACATTCCCAGcgtgggttgggttgggttgggttggaagggaccctaaagatgATCCAGTTCCATCCCAACCTTGCCCTCGACTcagccccaaaccccatccaacctgaccttgatgggatggggcatccacaacctctctgggcaacctcacATGATTCATTCCAAGCTTTTTCAAACCAGGCACCCAGAAAGAAGCGAGACCTTGGGCACAAACCGAGTCAGGCTCACTCCCCCAGCTCtttaggctttatttttttgcagATCTTGTGCTGTTGTTTTCCCTCTATTCCCTGCCCTGTCCACCCTGATCCTCTCCAGGTTTTTGGGCCAGGTTTACAAGCTCTTTGTGGTTCCCCCTGTGTGTCCTGCAGgatctctgctgctggctgtgcatTTCTACAGCTCCCCCCGCGCCGTGCCGCtgatccccagcacagctctcgGGGTCCTGCTGCTGATCCTGTCGGCTCTCCTGGCCTATGCAGGTAAGATCTGGGGCTGGCCAGGCCCAAAACCTCCCTCCCACGGCTTTGCACATCCAGATCTGCTCTGCTAACAGGATACAAACCCCAGCAGCCTCGCTGGAACACCGATCCCTTCTCCCAGAGGAGTGtgctgtccagagaagctgtggcttggatccctggaagtgtccaaggctgggttggacagggcttggagcagcctgggatggtggaaggtgtccctgtcatggcagggatgggatgggatgagctttgaggtccctcccaacacaaaccattccatggcATGTCAGCACAGCAAATTTTTCCTCTATAGGCAAGaaaagaaatccatgcttgTTTTAAACAAATGCTCTACCAGGGTCTCAGAGTTTTAACACACTGAATGCACCATTTCTCTCCCAGGCTTCCTGAGAGTGCTTTCAGCACCCATGGATTGAAATGTCCACGGGTTAATGCCAAGAGATGGTTCCTCTACCTACCTGAGAGAAAACAATCACTGCCTAGAGCCAAATCCACACTTTCTAGAATGAATGTTGAATTATTCATTCTTTGTAACTCATAGCAGTGAGAACATGAGATCACAGAGTCATCAAATCACAGAATTGCTCAGGTTGGAGAAGACCCTAAAGATTgtcaagtccaaccatcaaccaGCACGTGGTCACCACTAAgtgtcctcaagtgccacatccatgtgtcttttgaacacttccagggatggggactccaccactgccctgggcagctgtgccagggctggacagctCTTTCCATGAGGAGTTTTCCCTGACACTCAATCTCAACCTCCCCTTGCggccatttcctctctttccctgGGAGAAAAGCCTGAGCCCTCACTACAACCTCCTTCCAGGTCGTTGGAGAGTGTGGCAAggtccccctgagccttcttttctccaggacaAATCCATCATCAGGCAGGACCTGTGCTGATCCTTGCTCCGTAGTGATTCTGCTTCCcacctttcccagctccctcttcCCACATCCTGCTGTGGGATGTGGGAATCACAGCCCTGTCTCCCTTCGTTCCACAGGGATCCGGAGAAGCCTCAGGAATGCCTCcctgctggtgtccctgtgcctgaCCCTGTCAGCCCTCTGGAGTGGCTATGGAGTGATCCTCatccaggcagggcaggggctgctgcccgAGCCGGGGGACGCCCGTGATGccctggtgccaggcctggccACCTTCACCCTGGCCCTGCTCCTGGTGGCCGTGGCGGGTTTCCTGTGCGGAGAGCCcgtcctggccctgctggctgcCGCCGTGTCCCTGGCCAGTGCCCATGAGGTGGCCCTGCACTACAGCTCCTCGCTCGGCCCCTCGGCCGTGGCCTGCAGCCACCTCCTTGTCTGCTTGGTCGGGAGCTACTTTGCCCTGGGGAGGATCCTCTACTTCCTCACCAAAGGGAAAATTGTCCTCTCTGGCACGGATCTCGCAGAGAAAAAGgcccaggagcagggctggggcagcgctggcaGCACCAACCCCTTTGCAGCCCCCGGGCTGCTCCTGAACATGCTGTCGGCCAGCGTCTTCGGCTGCCGGCTCCTGGGGGTCACCCACACGCTCTCCTTGGGCCACGTGCCCTGGCTGTGGGCAGCTGGCACCTTCCAGATTGGCATCTGTGTGTTGTCCTACCGTGCAATGGATGTTCTCATGGCCACGGCCTTTGGCTTCACTGCCATCCTCAAATTCGCTGGAGGTTACTGCCTCCTGTACCCCGCTTGGCAGACAGAGGAGCCATctttcccaatcccattcctgGTGGTTTTCTCCATCCTTTTCGCTGTCTTggctcttttcctctccctccgGAGCCCCATGGATGGCCTGTACTTGCTGGTTTTTGTCGCCTACTGCATCGCCTTGGCTTGCAGCCCCCGGGGGTTTTTTGCAGGTGGCCCCCAAGGCGTGGACGTGGCCATTTTTGTGGCCTCGGCCTTGGTGGCTCTGATTCACCTGTACAATGGGAGGGCAAAGGCCAAGATCCCGACAGGCGAGGCTGCTGTGAAGGCCCTCCTTGCTCGCAGCAGCCTCCTGAAGCTGCGGGAGGGGCCGGACCTTCACACTCCCTACCTGGGCTATTCCAAGTACGCCGATGCAGAAGTCCTTGCCTATGCCTGCAGTGTCCTGGCTTCTTTTGCTCTAACGGCCACAGGAGACCCCCAGGCTCCCCTTGCCACCGTTGTCATTCCATGGGTGGTGGTTGCTGGTGGCATCCTAAAGCTTCTTGGCGGCTCAGTGGCCTTTGCCCGGGGTAAAACCCTGGAGAGCAGTGCCTTCATCCTCTACTCCGTCATGTGGATCATCTGGGGCCTGACCAGGTACGGCGGCCTCTACGGCACCGCCAGGAGCTTCCACGCAGCCGTGGGCATCGTTGCCTTCATGCTCTTCAACAGCTTCATCGTCATCTGCTCGCTCTTCTTAAACATGGCCTGGTTCTTCTACTCCCTCACGTACATGCTCATCGCCGTCAGCTTCTTGCTGGATGCCATCCATGCCCTTCCCGCGGAATACGACATCGCTGCCACCCTCATCTTTGGGCTGGTCAGCTTTTACTGCTTCCTGGCTGCCCTGTCCAGCAGCACCTTTGAGGGTTGCTCCTTGCCCATGGGGAGGCCCATGGTGCGGCTCAGTGGTGTCGGGGCAGGAGCCACCAAGTGCCTTCACCTGCCTGCCAGGAAAGCTTCCTCAGTCAAGAGAATTGCAGGTAAGGGAAAAACAGAGGGCAGGatgtggggatggaggggaaaTTCTGGGAGGTTTTGTAGAAGGACGCTCCTAAAAGGACTTTATCCCAATCAGAGAACCACAGAATAGTTGGAgtgggaaaggaccttaaagcacATCTTGttccttgggcagggacaccttccactagaccaggttgctccaagccccatccaacctggtcttgatGTGGAAACCTGGGTGATGTGGTGACATTTTGGTAAAGTGGGCCAAGTTACAGGAACCACAGGCTGAGTTGGGCAGTGAATTCCTGGCTGAGTCTCCTGCATCGTTTCCCTGTGTCCTCATCTGGTCTGAGACCCAGGAATCCTCTGAGCTGGGGCTTCCACCCAAAGCTTTGCACGGAGAAAGCAGAGCAAATGCTTGGTCCTTGCTGTCTCCACTCTGGCCCAGAACCGCCCCCAAATGTCAGATATCCCCCTTGGAGGAGTGCTGGAAAAtgccagagctgggaaaaggagaggagagcaCCACGGGAATCACACCCCTCACCTGCCACTCAAGGCTTctgccctgttcccatcccaacaGATATCCTGAGGAACGGCGGCACCTGCGGCATCCCCACGGACACCGTCTACGTGCTGGTGGCCGCCTGCAACCGGCCTGACGCCGTGGAGAAAGCTCACCGGTGAGTCCTGgcacctgggctgggctcaggaACCTTCCAGaactcagagctgctgctgggtgctggctgcagcacctGCTGAGAGCAAGGCAGCTCAGCCTCGGTGGGAGCAGCGAGGTGGGGAGAAGGTCCAGGTGAGGAAAGGAGGGAATTGAGCTGTAGATGTGTTCTGGGATACTGAAGGCTGATGGAGCCGGGTGACTTGGACACCACAAGAAACCCAAGCCGGTGGCAAATGGCGCAGGGGGTTATTGTTCTCACTTGGAGGTACGTGTTGTCACCACAGAACCCCTCTGGTGACAACAGGTTCTTGCTGTAAACCCCTCGTGTTGCTGGGGTTTCCTCAGAACTTGGGCCATTGGAATTTTACCCACCACTACACAAGAAGTTAGAGCCTTGATTTGGAACAGACATTCCTGATTGGGAATGCTCATTAATGTCCTTTTTTTGTCCAGTCAGTTGTTGAACAGTTCTATTTTTACTCCAGACTGGTGACCTGGGGCAGGGCCTGCACGCCTTGTCTTAGCTCTCTGGACCTCACCGACAGCTTCCTTTCCTTGAAATGAAATCCTTGTCTTACTTCCAGCCTcatctttccttccctcttttccaggtCCAAGCGCCAGGCTCAGGATCGCCCCATGTCCCTCTGGATTTCCAGCCTAAAGCAACTGGAACCTGCCAAGCATTTGTTCACTCCCCTCCTCTGGGATTTCatggaggctgcctggccatcTCCCATTAGCTTGGTCATTCCCAGAGGTGAGGAAATGCTGTTAATTCCAGGCTCTCTGGAGAGCTTGGTGTTTGAAATTCATAAAACTGCGAACCCCTGCAACACCACGTGTCCCATAGGGATATTCCTCTTACTATGGTTGTGTTTGGACTGAGGTAAATCAATAAGAGCTGAGTgactctgcttgctgcaggtaAATGGGTGGATTTCCTGGGAATGAAGGACTCTGCTAAATACGTTGGGACCCCTCAGAGTGTGGCCATCCGCATCCCCGACTGCTCCGTCACCACACACCTCATCGACCTGGTGAGTCAGAGCACCTCAGCCCTGGTGACCAGACCCCTTCTCTGAGAAGGGCTGgggtctgcaggcagctgggagggattttatggcagcaaaaaggggaaaaggagcaACCACCAGGTCAGGAAATCTGGAGAATTCCCTTAACACACACAGTTCCATTTCCAGCGCAGAACACCGTTGGCAGCATGGACTTCTCTG
Encoded proteins:
- the LOC131583448 gene encoding uncharacterized protein LOC131583448 translates to MGGSGADSLHSCIGLLAISAGSLLLAVHFYSSPRAVPLIPSTALGVLLLILSALLAYAGIRRSLRNASLLVSLCLTLSALWSGYGVILIQAGQGLLPEPGDARDALVPGLATFTLALLLVAVAGFLCGEPVLALLAAAVSLASAHEVALHYSSSLGPSAVACSHLLVCLVGSYFALGRILYFLTKGKIVLSGTDLAEKKAQEQGWGSAGSTNPFAAPGLLLNMLSASVFGCRLLGVTHTLSLGHVPWLWAAGTFQIGICVLSYRAMDVLMATAFGFTAILKFAGGYCLLYPAWQTEEPSFPIPFLVVFSILFAVLALFLSLRSPMDGLYLLVFVAYCIALACSPRGFFAGGPQGVDVAIFVASALVALIHLYNGRAKAKIPTGEAAVKALLARSSLLKLREGPDLHTPYLGYSKYADAEVLAYACSVLASFALTATGDPQAPLATVVIPWVVVAGGILKLLGGSVAFARGKTLESSAFILYSVMWIIWGLTRYGGLYGTARSFHAAVGIVAFMLFNSFIVICSLFLNMAWFFYSLTYMLIAVSFLLDAIHALPAEYDIAATLIFGLVSFYCFLAALSSSTFEGCSLPMGRPMVRLSGVGAGATKCLHLPARKASSVKRIADILRNGGTCGIPTDTVYVLVAACNRPDAVEKAHRSKRQAQDRPMSLWISSLKQLEPAKHLFTPLLWDFMEAAWPSPISLVIPRGKWVDFLGMKDSAKYVGTPQSVAIRIPDCSVTTHLIDLVGPIVVTSANPTGEADTTHHNQVYAKLGDKVDAVLCGGPSPENIASTVVDCTKIDSGNIGFFRVGIIPKSQVLQILEQVQKKHLVGPGGGTFPTKGWAELQSRGHAVHNGVGRAALAAPGAEHHTRF